In Deinococcus sp. Marseille-Q6407, a single window of DNA contains:
- the argF gene encoding ornithine carbamoyltransferase: MTSALYGRHLLSLLDWSAQDILSVLDLAAELKRARRERKEFPNLHGRSLAMIFEKGSTRTRSAFELGMLDQGGHAVHLDSQGTHIYSKESNKDTARVLGRMYDGIMYRGRLQRTVQELADHAGVPVYNALTDEFHPTQMFADMLTMLEYKPGPVGDIAYAYLGDARNNMGNSLLLLGAKLGMDVRIAAPQHLWPEEAHVARCREFAAESGARLLLTEDIAEAVQDTDFIHTDVWVSMGEPVETWGERIEELLPYQVNSDVMAAAQNLAVRFMHCLPAFHNAETRLGAQLMSQHPHLAGGLEVTNELFESPASIVFDQAENRLHTIKALLVATLCPEPRVWAD; this comes from the coding sequence ATGACCTCAGCTCTCTACGGACGCCACCTGCTCAGCCTGCTGGACTGGAGCGCTCAGGACATCCTGAGTGTGCTGGACCTCGCCGCCGAACTCAAGCGCGCCCGACGAGAGCGGAAGGAATTTCCCAACCTGCATGGCCGCAGCCTGGCGATGATTTTCGAGAAAGGCTCTACCCGCACCCGCAGCGCTTTTGAGTTGGGCATGCTGGACCAGGGCGGGCACGCTGTGCATCTGGACAGCCAGGGCACGCATATTTACAGTAAAGAGTCCAATAAAGATACAGCTCGGGTATTGGGCCGAATGTACGACGGCATCATGTACCGGGGCCGGCTACAGCGCACCGTGCAGGAGCTGGCCGACCATGCCGGCGTGCCGGTCTACAACGCCCTGACCGACGAGTTTCACCCTACCCAGATGTTTGCCGACATGCTGACCATGCTGGAATATAAACCGGGTCCGGTCGGGGACATTGCCTACGCCTACCTGGGCGATGCCCGCAACAACATGGGCAACTCGCTACTGCTGCTGGGGGCCAAGTTGGGCATGGACGTGCGCATTGCCGCGCCGCAGCATCTGTGGCCCGAGGAAGCCCACGTGGCTCGCTGCCGCGAGTTTGCTGCTGAGAGCGGCGCCCGGCTGCTGCTGACCGAGGACATCGCGGAGGCGGTGCAGGACACCGATTTTATCCACACCGATGTCTGGGTCAGCATGGGCGAGCCGGTAGAAACCTGGGGCGAGCGCATCGAGGAGCTGCTGCCCTATCAGGTGAACAGCGATGTGATGGCCGCGGCGCAGAACCTGGCAGTGCGGTTCATGCACTGCCTGCCAGCTTTCCACAACGCCGAAACCCGGCTGGGCGCTCAGCTGATGAGCCAGCATCCCCACCTCGCAGGCGGCCTGGAAGTCACCAACGAGCTGTTCGAGTCGCCGGCCAGCATCGTGTTTGATCAGGCCGAGAACCGCCTGCACACCATCAAGGCGCTGCTGGTGGCGACCCTCTGCCCCGAACCGCGCGTCTGGGCTGACTGA
- a CDS encoding PIG-L deacetylase family protein yields MLTPVPLNASRLQGPVWVVAPHPDDEALGCGALLAALTAQQTEVWALLLTDGGFSHPGSQAYPRERLVAARLAEWRRGLDLLGVPEERTRALGFPDGQLAEVPVATVTQAVQQAFQAAPPALVLLPWQRDPHPDHRAAWAPVRAASPAPVLGYSVWLTERGAGPDWPSAAEAQALSFDTAPYAAHKAAAIAAHATQLGTITDDPGGFTLAPEMVVRAVAGPELYFHPASQP; encoded by the coding sequence GTGCTGACACCTGTTCCACTGAATGCAAGCCGGCTGCAGGGCCCGGTCTGGGTGGTGGCTCCCCACCCGGACGACGAGGCGCTGGGCTGCGGCGCCCTGCTGGCTGCCCTGACAGCCCAGCAGACCGAAGTCTGGGCGCTACTGCTCACCGATGGTGGGTTCTCGCACCCCGGCTCACAGGCATACCCCCGGGAACGGCTGGTGGCGGCCCGGCTGGCCGAGTGGCGGCGCGGCCTGGACCTGCTGGGCGTACCGGAAGAACGCACCCGGGCGCTGGGGTTTCCGGATGGGCAGCTGGCAGAAGTTCCGGTCGCTACCGTGACCCAGGCCGTACAGCAGGCTTTTCAGGCCGCGCCGCCCGCATTGGTGCTGCTGCCCTGGCAGCGTGACCCCCACCCCGACCACCGCGCCGCCTGGGCGCCGGTCCGGGCGGCGTCCCCGGCACCGGTGTTGGGCTACTCAGTTTGGCTGACCGAGCGGGGGGCCGGTCCCGACTGGCCGTCAGCGGCCGAGGCGCAGGCACTGAGCTTCGACACCGCTCCCTATGCGGCCCACAAAGCCGCCGCCATCGCTGCCCACGCCACGCAACTGGGCACTATCACCGACGACCCAGGCGGCTTCACCCTGGCGCCGGAGATGGTGGTCCGCGCCGTGGCCGGTCCGGAACTTTATTTCCACCCGGCCAGCCAGCCCTGA
- the hisG gene encoding ATP phosphoribosyltransferase produces MSQPTAVPDAPAVSTDRPPRLKIAMQKSGRLSDDTLKLLRACGIRFNLHEARLMAHAEDWPLDLLRVRDDDIPGLVMDGAADLGVVGENVLEEARLEREVAGSAAEYRLLRSLDFGHCRLSIAGRAEEDRSAPLDGKRIATSYPYLLRSWLKRQGIAATPVMLTGSVEVAPRAGLADAICDLVSTGGTLEANGLREREVIFRSQAQLIARPGTLEAAQQSTLERLLRRLDGVQQARESKYIMLHAPVGRLEEVTQLLPAEHPTVLRLGHTDAEVAVHAVSTENLFWETMERLRELGCSNILVMPIEKML; encoded by the coding sequence ATGAGCCAGCCCACCGCCGTACCTGACGCCCCGGCCGTTTCCACTGACCGCCCGCCCCGCCTGAAAATTGCCATGCAGAAGTCCGGCCGCCTGAGCGACGACACCCTCAAGCTGCTGCGGGCCTGTGGGATTCGCTTTAACCTGCACGAGGCCCGGCTGATGGCCCACGCCGAGGACTGGCCGCTGGACCTGCTGCGGGTGCGCGACGACGACATTCCCGGCCTGGTGATGGACGGCGCCGCCGACCTGGGCGTGGTGGGCGAGAACGTGCTGGAAGAAGCCCGGCTGGAGCGCGAGGTGGCCGGCAGCGCCGCCGAGTATCGGCTGCTGCGCTCGCTGGATTTCGGCCACTGCCGCCTGAGCATCGCCGGCCGCGCCGAGGAGGACCGCAGCGCGCCGCTGGACGGCAAGCGCATTGCCACCTCCTACCCTTACCTGCTGCGCAGCTGGCTGAAACGCCAGGGCATTGCCGCTACCCCGGTGATGTTGACCGGCTCAGTGGAGGTGGCACCCCGCGCCGGGCTGGCCGACGCCATCTGTGACCTGGTCAGCACCGGGGGCACCCTGGAAGCCAACGGCCTGCGCGAGCGCGAGGTGATTTTCCGCTCGCAGGCCCAGCTGATTGCCCGCCCCGGCACCCTGGAAGCGGCGCAGCAGAGCACGCTGGAGCGGCTGCTGCGCCGGCTGGACGGAGTGCAGCAGGCCCGCGAGAGCAAATACATCATGCTGCACGCTCCGGTAGGCCGCCTGGAAGAGGTGACCCAGTTGCTGCCCGCCGAGCACCCCACCGTGCTGCGCCTGGGCCACACCGACGCCGAGGTGGCGGTGCATGCTGTCAGCACCGAGAACCTGTTCTGGGAAACGATGGAACGGCTGCGCGAACTGGGCTGCTCCAACATTCTGGTGATGCCCATCGAGAAGATGCTGTGA